Below is a window of Arabidopsis thaliana chromosome 2, partial sequence DNA.
ATGGACTAGCACACGGCTCAACGAGGTTTTTAGGATTTCGACTACATTGCCTTGGAAAGATTCAGATGGCTTGTCGTAAAAGTAAAGGGTGGGAATGTGAGTAATTGTACCAACTTGATCCCACTCGGCTAAGGGAAACCTACCGCTCCACGTTGGTTCGGCCGGTACTATAGTGTAAGATTTTCTAAAAGTTATGGGAGCCATAACACAAACcccctttctttttctcttctctttttgaagTTCGtgctaaagtaatgtttatATAGTACACAGAATCATATGGATTCAACGAATTTTTCTTGCTGTtagtcaaaattcaaaaatgtttttctcgTGGTTTAGTTTGTTTCCTTCGAAGCAGCTTAATTAGTGGAAGTGAGAATAAGgtttagttttgttggttGTATATGATCACGCGTATTAcccttcttctctattttgttcACATTGTGgatgaatatatatttccacgaaaaaatgaaaaaaaacgAGGTAAGAACATATAACATAAAATTCATATCACTATTAGGGAATGTGTTATACTTTTTTATGCAAGTATATTCCAAAGTATAAATTCTAAACTAAATCCTTAAGTATATATCATAAACTCTAAAAAGAAATGGTAAATCCAAAATACTAACTTCATAGCATTAAATTCAAAAGCCCACATCGCCAGTTTTGATTATATCTTCTGAATTTAAGttgagtttatttttataaagtcatcttgaagaaaaaaaatgtggaTGATGTATTTTACACTGTTACACagtaattttagtttttacaaactaacaaaaaggagaaaacaattCCACTTTCTCCGAGTCTCCTCCTCCAGTAGTTTTGTCTTAATGGGTAATTTGTGGGCCTTTTAAAGCCCAAAATGAGTTATCGTATTAATAAACCCTAGTTTTAAACCCGACCGACTAAACCTTAACCCAGACCCGGACTCGACTGGATCTTCTCTTCTCGCCCCATCTCTCTCTATCGACGATCGAACTTACTTGagtacttcttcttcttttgaccAGAGCTCTCACACATACGAGTCACTATAATGGAAGGCGATCAAGAGACGAATGTTTATACTTTGGTGGCAAGGAAGCCTTCCTTCGATCTCCCAACAGCTTGCCCTAATTGTCTTCCTGCTTATATATACCTGAAATTAGCCCAGCTACCTTTTGAACTTGCGTTCAATTCAACCTTCCCTGATTCAGGTTTGCTTCTGTTTTGATTCCTCGCTTCGtattttggttgttgttaGATTAAGGTTTTGGTTGCGTGATGTGTATCTGTTGGAAGTGAACATTGTTAATTCTATTAGCTTGAATTGAGATTCGAATCCTAGACAAGATAATTTTGAGTTCTGGATTCGAATTCGTACTATTAAGATCCTGCTCTTAGGTTAATCAGAGTTTAGATAGGGTTTTTAGGCAATAGTAATTCAATTTTGAGGTGTATATATGCATTGGTGAATTTTTCTGGATAGGAAGTGTTCATCATAATTTCTTGTTATAGCTTTGGTTGAATTCCTCGTTATCGTAATTGTTAATTCGAAGAGAATGATGATGTTTCATACTTGTTCAGAAGAAATTAGTTGTTTGATTTAGCTATTGAGTTTGTATATTAACAATATCTTCAGAATTTCTATGTTATGTTTGATAATATCTCTAGACACTTCGTAATCCTTTGTTCACGGATTTACAAATTTGTGCATTCAATATTTATAAGCTTGTGTATTGACAATgttaatcatttgtttttaatatagatGAACTGCCGTACTTTGAAAGTGATACATATGTTGCATATAACAATGAAGATGGAGGAGTAATTGAAAAACTGAAGAAAGATGGGATTGTTAATCTGGACTCTCAGCTACAGTCTCTTTCGGATTATTTATCTTTGAAGGCTCTTATTGTGTCTTGGCTAGAAGAAGCGCTTACCTATGAGATATGGGTTGGTACCGAGGGGATATCTACATCGAAAATCTACTATTCAGATCTTCCTTGGGTGATCAGCAAGGTCCTGTTTTATAAGCAGACATACTTGGCAAAGAACCGTTTAGGAATCACCAAAGAGAACGCAgagcaaagagaaaaacagGTCGGGTTTgtttaagttttgttgttaCTTTAGAAGACCTGTGGTTTATATTTGTGAGCATTTGAACTAGTTATTAAAGTTCATAGTCTTAAATGTGAACAGATATACAAGAGAGCAAGTGAGGCATATGAAGCTTTGTCGACTAGGTTAGGTGAGCAGAAGTTTCTCTTTGAAGACAGGTATTGCAATCACATTCCGGAACTGGATTCTTTCCCTTAAGCCTTTTTGTAAAAGATTGACAATGTTTATATTATTCTCTTCCCACAGGCCATCGAGTTTGGATGCTTTCTTACTCTCGCACATACTTTTTATAATCCAAGCGTTACCAGTGAGCAGCTTTAAATTTCACCAATATATTTCTCAGTTATGGGTTTATCAGGTTGAATTTAGCCTTAGAACTATTTAGATGAAGTAGTTTTCTTAATGGTGCATGATCAGGTTACATCAGTGCTTCGGTGCAAACTTCTGGAACATAGTAATCTTGTGCGATATGCTGAGAAACTTAAGTCAGAGTTCCTTGAagcctcttcttcatctccttcaccTCCACTTCACTCATTCCCTTCCTCATTTCCAAGAAAGAGTAAGACACATCTAACCTTCAACGTccatatcatatatatttcatcatattatatatctgTCATATATGCAACATTCATTGGATATGTTTAAGCCTGTGAAGGAAGTGaatttcatcttttgttcAGGTTCGAAGCCAAAGAGCAAACCAAAGGTAGAAAAGACCgaagaggagaaaaaatttaagaaaagagCAAGGTTCTTTCTAGCTGCTCAGTTTCTAGCTGTCGTCATTTACGTATCAGTGATGGGAGGAGGTAGTTCTGATGAACTGGAgtatgaagatgaagatgactAAACTAAAGCTTTTCTTATTAAATGGACCGGTAACTCTCAGGCGAACTCTCTGAGACtaagataaaaacataaccagtAATCTCTAcgcttttttcttcttgaactcTTAGTTATGGAGAGGATACAGATGTGAGATTTAGTCACATTATAATGGTTTTCGACTTTTCGTTCTGAAGGAGAGCTTTTGgcttttatataaatttcattGGTTTTTAAGGCACATCATGGGAACCGATTCACCGGATAAAATACCGAGGAACATTAGAAGACTCTTGGTACACATCCTCAGAATCAACTGAACTAACTCTATTTGTCTTACTAAATAATACAAATCTCATCCATCTAAGAAACTATCTTCTGATAGCAAAAGATGATGCCAAAAACCTACCTAATTCTAAACTctctaaaaccaaacaaaattaataacaagTACTAGGAATTGAAATTTACATCCGGGGGCTGCTGCTCCGACGCATCGTCTGCTGGTTGGCTAACAAGCTTCGAGTGTTCATCGGCCGAGTTGATGGAAAACTCAGCTAGTGAACTAACTGCAACAGACATTCCATGGCAGAGAACCTTCACAGCAACCTCTGCAAGTTTCTCAGCAGTCAtcacaacatcttcttctcccttaTCAGCCACTACAAGCTCCATGCTTTCTGACCCGGAGTATCTCCTTGACCCGCTTCCACTCCAGTTTGGATCTTCCCTAACTTGCCTTGCATATATTGAACCCATCCCTGAGGCAAAGAACTCAAGTTTGTCCAAAACTGGTTTTTCATTCAAGCTGTTAAGCAACCTTGACCATTGAATGCAGACTCGGTATATCGGGTGAAGACATGAGGATAATCTAACTTTTTCGGGGTCAGGATCACATCTGAAACATCTTAGAAGCCAACCAGATAATGCTTTCATGTAGGATCTCTGAGAGGTGATCCAGAATTCAAAACAGGTTCTCCAGTTTCGAAGCTGAGCTTCAAGATTCAAAGCAGATTGAGCTAATCTTTGAGAGTTAATAGCCTCTGGCATTATTGGAGGTTGTCTCTTCTTGTGACGCTTTGAAACCGGTGTGCCTGCAAGTAACAGTTTGGCTTCGTCTAGTGTTCGTTTCTGTATCTGGTGACTTTCCGCCATTACTTTCCACATCCTTGTTAATCTGTTATGATCATGATTACCATTTGTCAGTCTGAGGCTTAAAAGTGAAAccgaagagaaggaaaaagaagttgTTGGTGTTGTTACCCTTCAACGAGCTCAAGAAGCTGAGGCAACAGTTCTTGGTCACGAAGAGTCTCGATTCTTTTGGAGATGGATTCAATGGAGTGTATTGACACCTTGATCTGTGTATCTAGATCTCTGATAGTAGCCCTAGTTTTATCAACCGCAAGCGGATCATCTCCTTTCACGTCCTGATTCCTCAGCTGCAtacatttcttttcatatgCTCTTCGAACACGTTCTCCAGACTGTTACAACACCACAAAGACGGCTCAGTTATAACCAACAGAGATTAATATGTAGTCACTAGTTGCTTATATCTCTTGTTACTTACCCTAACTTCATCATAGAGTTTCTTCTCCCACGCGAAAAGTCTGTCCAATGTTGTTTGGTGGCTACCTGAAATCATGCAAGATTCATCTGAAACATCGCTTCTGCTTTCAGACCCGCTCTCTCTTGAACCACCAGAAGAAGTGATCAAGAATCTTGACGAGGAAGATCTTGATGAACCCGAGCGGAACAACGCTACTGGATTCAGCATTTTCCTGGCtacaaacacacataaaaaagGACTTCATATTTATAAGTGAAGTCATTAAACAGAGAAATATTGCAACATTGTTCATAAACTCACCACTATGGTCATTAAAGGATGATGTGTATTGAGCTCTACCAGCTTCCAATAGCCCCGAGACTTCCTTAGCCGCATCACAAATTGTTGTGAACTGATCTTCAAGATCTTTGATTACTTCAGCCATGCTAGTTGGTCTCCGGTTCACATATACCGTGAACCCCGTCGTCTTTGCATCATCTCTAACACCAACAACATTCTTCATCTCTTGAACCTTACCTACTCCAACAACATTCCCTGTAGCTTCTCCTCCTCTACACACCTCAGCTTTTCGCTGTTCTTGCGTTGGAGGAGCAACGCATTTCTCGTCTCCCTCATTCTCAGTCTCACACCCGCTATCCgtaaactcatcatcatcctcatctcCATCCTCGTCTTCATcctcatcaacatcttcaacTTTAACTTCCTCATTGCAACAACTCTTATCAACTTTACCTCTATTCTCTTCCGTTGCTTTCGGATTCGGATTATGATTCTGAAACCGCACATTGACGACAGGTTCAGGTTTATGAggttcatcatcttcttccaaatCAGGAATCCCTTCTTCCTCTCTAACACGTCTCAATCCTCTAATCTCATCATCTATACCACTCCTACTATCAACACTTCCTCGGTCATAACTATTGTATCCATAATAATCCAACGAAGAAAACGGATTCCAGAAGAAATCCCACTGCGAATTCTGCGGTGAAGGAGGAGGAATGTTATGACTACTTAACCTTTGCTCAGGAGAGCTCAACGGATTCCAAAACGAAGATGAAGTAGACGCAGAAgtattcatattcatattcattCCAAAGAAACCATCTGATTCACCATATTGGTTACTACTACTAGGTGGAGAAAATGTCTCAACTCTAAACGTTTCAGGAGATCTCTGTTCGACTCTAACCGGTCTACTTCTATTAGCCATCAAATAATTCGCTTTCACATTCGATCTTGGCCTACCTTGAATCATTTTCGGAGGAATCGAAGAAGGCGAAATGGAGATGAACTCACCGCTATTACTACGGCTGCTTCGACGACGTCTCTGTGGCATTCTCTTGACCGGAGTGACGAATGAGTCTTGACAGAGAGTAGGAACAAACTCATTGTTGTTGTCTCCTTGGAGGATAAAGTCATGGAGAGCATCAGAGACTTTTCTAAGAGAGTGAATATAAGCAATGTGACCAGAAGCAAACTTAGTTCTATGTTCAAtagcttgtttgatgaaacGTTTCCTGTCTTTACAGATCTGAactgcttcttcatcatctaaCTTGGAATGAGAACATCCCATTTCTCTCTACTCTTCTTTCCTAAGCTCAAATCCAGAGCTCAAGACACTCATACAAAAGCTATGAAACAACtgagaacagaacaaaacaaagacataaTAACTATGTCTGAACTCGCATTAACTGAGAAAAAGACAATAAGAAGATTCTTTGCTTAATATACAAGACAAAGCTCTTTAGTCCTTAAAACCCTTGAAGAGATTTTGCTTGTTTTCTATTAAAGGGTGAGATTGTACTCAGAAATAACAGAAACCCAGATGAGAAATGGTGTAAAATCTTGGATTTGGTGTTGTGAAAATGTCAAAAGGAAAGTAAAGAGCAAAGCCAGAAAAGAAGTtattgaagaaagagagagagaagacaaagaagaagaagaaaaaacctaATAATgagtcaaaagaaaagagactgGAGGAGCGTGAGGGATACacagtagagagagagagagacgttGGAGAAAACAACGGTCAAAATTACTGTCGGATTTTGAAGGAGagagaatgaaagaaagaagtcAAGACTCACTCGCAatcaagaagttgaagaagaagaagacagaggctacataaaacaaaaccaaaaaaaaacatttgatagAACTAAAATCGTGTGTATTGATCGAAATTAAAAGAgatgattaattaataaataaagtgAATGGTAGAgctaaactaaattttaataaagCTACGAAGAATATATATTGGCTAAGAGAAAGACGGGACACGAAgcttattttgtttctatcctcgcttttcatgtttattttcGATTTTGCCACTCTGAatatttcttgtcttttttctgTACtaagttttatgtttatgaGTTTATATATGGCATAGTCTATTGATGTTTACAttacatttattttcataCCTCAATTGTTATACTGATATTAATTTCAATCTTATAATAACatgaatattaatataatgACATAACGATGCAAATAGTGTAAACAACTAAATTAtactctctgttttcttttctttttctagaaaatatacaaatattaagaaaacatattaaatattgattttaaatgtattatactttgtgatttacaatttttaataactCTAAACTAATagtatttaataatttttattaaaatttacaatttatcaattataattaataagaattgcattgaaaatctaaaaaatcaattttttagaataataattttttctagaaaatcaaacaaaaataaataaagggAGTATATCATATTACCGATAGTGATTTACTTGGTAACTTCTAAAttacataagttttttttttagttttactaaTCTATATTTTTGTCGAGTTATATAAATTACATTTGCATGGTGGATTGTTTTGTGTAAAATGGAATCAATTCGGAGAATCTATATGAGTAGTTAAGCATGGGCAATTTAGTAACTTAATAAGCGTCGCCAGTGGGAAAATACGTTGGACGAATTTAggaaaagcaacaaaaagaaaggacCGGCCTGTAAAGTAAAAGGCAGGATCTGGACCCACATTTGTAAAAGATATCATGAAAATGCCTCGATACCTGATAcgtacttcttcttttttttgtccctGGGAATTTCACGTAACCACAAAACTGCCATTAATATTGAGAACTAGAATTTCTCCGCAATCTATTTTATTGGGCCAAGCATTTACAGTCATATCTAGCACAATGGACATAATTGTCGTAAAGTTAAATTGCAGACTTAGCCCGTAACGTAGTTTCTTGAAACTGTAATTTATTACATTTAGaatgattgaattttttttatttttttttaatataatgttaaattatattcaaaagaaaaattatctttttttacaACATGTGCAACTTGTTTGAAATGAAGCTGAAAGTTTagaattgaaatgaaaatttagaaactagAAGTGATTAGGCTCTTGTATCAAACCACATTTGGAGTCCCGCATCGTAGTGTCTATCTCCCTTTATTCGAATTGATGAAAGAATGTTTCTCACTTGTTTGTCGATCCAACCAATTAGCCGAGTTGCTGAATGCAGAGTGTTCCCATGTCGTCTTCTGTTGCGTTCGCTCCAGATTGAGTAAACCGAAGCTTGAAAGGCATAACGCACAAGAAAGTTTTCAACTCGATTTTGCTGTAAACTAGAAACCGTGTTAAGGAGGAGGTGCCAATCCGTTGTGAAACGCGTCGTTAGAATGTTCTTTGCTGTGACTGTCCAGACTTCAGAAGAATAGGGGCAGTTAAAAAAGAGGTGATCACGAGATTTTGTGGGATGATTGCAGAAGACACATGATCCTGAAGAAACCCCTTTCCAATTAGCCATTCGATCTCCCGTAGAGAGGCGATCCAAAGCTGCAAGCCAAACacagaaagaaaattttggaGTCGCTTGATAAAACCATACTCCTTTGTACCATGTAACCTTGGTCGCAGTGGTTCGAATATTGTTCCAAGTATCTCGTGTAGAGAACTGTGGTTTATAAATGTCATTTCTTCCTCGCCAAACCACATCATCTGCTTTCTCCTTGCGGTTCGCCTTTGATGTAGCTATGACGTTTTCTACTTGATTTAAATAGTCTGTTATGTGCCTTCGGCTGCGATGTGTGTCCCAAACCTCAGCCACTAACTTATCTCTTTTAATGCCCAGGTCAATAATACCTTTATCTCCGATGAAGTTCATTATTCTGCCCATACAAGACCAGTCATCATACCAAAACGATGTGCGTTGACCATTGTGTACTTCAATCTTACTAAAAGTTTTTGCCACTTCTCGGTACTTTAGAAGCTTCTTCCACATCCATGATCCCATCGTTGTGGAGCTTTTTATTATCCAGAAAGAGTTATTTTTCAAGAGATTCGTTTCTATCCACTTTACCCACAGTGAGTCTCCATGGGATAATATTCGCCAAATCAGCTTCAGACAACAGACATCATTTGCTTCTTTCAAAGATCGCAGTCCAAGGCCTCCCTCCTGTTTCGGTTTACAAATTGCTTCCCACGCCACTTTAGCTTTGCAAGAGCTAAAATGACCATAAAAAAAGCAGagcatattttgtttatttcccTGAGACAGGCACGTGGAAGTCGAAATGCGGCCATCAAGAAATTTGTGATGCTCGATAAGACCGAACTGATCAAGTTTAGTCTTCCAGCATAGGAGAGAAAACGTGATGTCCAAGTACCAATTCTGTGTCGAATTTGTTCTATGAGAGGAAGAGAATCCGCAGATGAAAGGCGTTTTGTGACCAAAGGGAGCCCTAAATAGCGAACCGGCAATTGACCTATatcaaaagagaaatgatTGCTTATGGCTTGGTAATTTGAAGCTTGTATTCCCGCCAAATACAAAGTAGACTTCTCCATGCTTATTTCAGACCCGACCATTTAGCAAAATCATCTAGAACCTCCATTATTCCTTCTATTGATCTTACTTTTCCATCAGACAGAATCATGAGGTCGTATGCAAAGCTCAAATGAGTTAAACCCAACTTTTTGCATCTCGGGTGATAACCAAAATGATGTGCACCTGCAGCTTTATCTAACATTTTAGAGAGAATGTCCATACTTATGACGAAGAGGTAAGGAGATAGAGAACAACCCTGCCGCAACCCTCTCGCACTTTGGAAAAAGCCTGCAAGTTCACCATTCACCTGAACCGAAAAAGAAGCTGTACTAATACAGAGAGTAATCCAGCGTATAAAAACCGTGGGGAAGTTCATAGCTTGGAGGGCATTTGTTAGGAAGGACCACTGGACCGAGTCAAACGCTTTGGATATATCAATCTTTAGAGCGCAACGGCTTTAGATTGAGTCCTTATGGTAATCTTTGACTAACTCTGTTGCTAACAACACATTCTCGATTAGTAACCTATCCTTGACAAAAGCTGACTGGTTTCCTGCTATGAATTTGGGGGGCACCAGCTTGAGTCGATTGGCAATTATCTTGGATATCACCTTATAGATCACATTGCAGCAAGAGATGGGACGATAATCTTTCATCTCTTTAGCCTCCTTTTTCTTGGGAATGAGAGCTAAAATTGTAGTGTTGATACCCTTTGGTAAAAAGCCTTTTGCGAAGAAAGATTGTATAGCCAAGATAAATTCATTACCAAGAATCTCCCAAGTGGCTTTGAAAAATTCTGAAGTGAATCCATCCGGCCCCGGAGACTTGTCATTTGGCATAGAAAATAACACTTTCTTTATCTCTTCAGCAGTAACCACACGAGTTAACAACTCGTGTTCTGTTTCTGAGCATCTAAAGGGTAGTAAATCCTGAAGATCAGCCATAGTTACTCCCTCATACTCGTTGGGAATAAGTTGTAAGAACTCTCTGAAAAACCGCTCTGCATATGCTTTAATCTCATCCCCTTTTGCTGTCACACTACCATCTTGGCATTGAATTTCGCTAATTGAGTTCTGAGCCTCTCTAGTGACCACCGCTCTGTGGAACGCCTTATTGTTCTTATCTCCCCCATCCAACCAATGtaactttgattttttcttgagAAATTTTTCTTCTAGTCCTGCAACATGTTCCCATCTGTCATGAGCCTCGACTTCTTCTTTCATTGCGTTAGGAGTAGGATTATTTAGGGTTGACTCTTGCTTCTTGCACAAAGTGTCATAGGCTTCTCTTGTCTTCTTAACCAAGTTTCCAAGTCTCTCTTTTGCCAAGTTTCGAAGTAAGGGTTTTAAACTCTTTAGCTTTTTGGAGAACCGAAACAGTGAAGAGGTAGATAAAAAGATTGGCTCTGTTTCTTTCCAGTAGGAATCTACTGTAGGCTTGAAATCCTCCATTTCAGTAAGAACATTCACAAATTTGAAAGGTCTCTTTCCCCTAACAATACTGCCTGGACCATCATTTAAGTTTATTCGGCCTCGTAGGTGGTCTAAACATCCTCCAGCTTCAAACACACTATAAGATTGAGGAAAACTCTGAGTCCAAACATCATTCACCATGACCCTGTCCAACTTCTTGGCAATGAGATCAtgttctcttttgtttgacCATGTGTAAAGTGGACCATGATGAGCCATGTCCGTAAGAGAACAATAATTCACCATCGATCTAAAGTCACGCATGCCCATTGAAACCACAGGATTATCCTCCACTTTTGAATGCTCTTCTAGTTCTAACGTCTCattaaaatctccaaaaataaTCCAAGGCTTCTTCTTAATGATAGGAGAATCATAATGATCCTGCAATTCATTCCAAAGAACCTTTCTATCATCCCTGAAATTGGATGCATACacaaacgaacaaaaaaactcatcatCCCGGTTCTCTAGCTTTACTGAACAGGTTATGAGCTGTTCACTCTTATAGAAAGGACTCAAACGCACATTTCTCCTCCATACTACCCAAATACGACCTCGACTATTGTATTCGAAGTTTGTAATCATCGACCAATCATTGAACAACTTACTACTTAACACCTGAGCTTTATCCTCCTTTACTCGCGTCTCTAATAAACAACCAAACAGAAAATCTTGTCTCTCCACCCAACTCTTTATTACGGAATGTTTTTCTAACTTATTTAGACCTCGAACATTCCATAAGAATTCCGACATTAATGATTTTTAGGAGGGTGCTTCTTACTCTGATCTTTAGGAAAATTCCTATTCGATTGAGTAAAAGAGTTTGATAAAACCTTGTGAGCAGTTTTGGATCCACGTGGAAGAGACAGACGTTGGTTCTGCACCTCCGTACGTACATGAACATGGTCTTGAGATACTGTCATCTTCACAGTTGGAACTTCTGTACCAGGGTCGTCTTTCTTAGTTTCTTCACCCGCCTCTGGGATCTTATTTCCCTCCTCCACATCCTCATCTCCACTCAGGACCGAGTATGAGTTGGATAATATGGAGACCTCACCAAACTTAAGCTCCCCTGTTTTTATAGTTGGACTGCGACCTGTTTTTGGAGGAGTTATCCAGCCCTTATCATTCTCAGATTCACTTGAAACAATCGCAACTGAGTTTTCTTGGCTGCAGTTTCCTGcactttcatttgttttctcctctagactcttcttctctgcaatGTGTAGAGGCGATTGTGTAGAAGTGGCAGCTACTTCAACAAGAGTCTCTTTTTGACTTAAACTTACATTAGATTCTTGTCCCTTGACAGACAGACATGAATCAATTAAATGTCCTCATTTCTTACAACAGCCACATCTAGGAGGCAACCAAGGGTAAGCATATTGTATAACCACCTCTAATTCTCCCTCCTCTTCACCCATGAAGCTATATTCAGTAGGTAAATCTTTTGTCAAATCCGCTTCAACTAAAATTTGCGCTTCATCAAAGCTAACACAAGCTTCTGTTTTAGGATGTAAATGTATAGGTTTCCCCACTGCACTTGAGAGAAATTCTAGACCCTTATCTGTGAACAAAGTGGGTGGAATGTTAGAGAGGGTAATCCACAAAGGAATTGACTTCAGGGCTGGCTGCATATCCTCTGTAAATGGGGTCCATTTAGACATGATCATAGGGATGTCCATAATGTTCCACATTCCTCTGTTAAGGACTCTGTTTCTCATAACTTCATTTCGGATTCGAAATTTCAC
It encodes the following:
- a CDS encoding metaxin-like protein, with the protein product MEGDQETNVYTLVARKPSFDLPTACPNCLPAYIYLKLAQLPFELAFNSTFPDSDELPYFESDTYVAYNNEDGGVIEKLKKDGIVNLDSQLQSLSDYLSLKALIVSWLEEALTYEIWVGTEGISTSKIYYSDLPWVISKVLFYKQTYLAKNRLGITKENAEQREKQIYKRASEAYEALSTRLGEQKFLFEDRPSSLDAFLLSHILFIIQALPVSSFKFHQYISQLWVYQVEFSLRTI
- a CDS encoding metaxin-like protein (metaxin-related; FUNCTIONS IN: molecular_function unknown; INVOLVED IN: protein targeting to mitochondrion; LOCATED IN: mitochondrial outer membrane, mitochondrion, mitochondrial inner membrane, plastid; EXPRESSED IN: 24 plant structures; EXPRESSED DURING: 13 growth stages; CONTAINS InterPro DOMAIN/s: Outer mitochondrial membrane transport complex protein, Metaxin (InterPro:IPR017410); Has 480 Blast hits to 480 proteins in 107 species: Archae - 0; Bacteria - 61; Metazoa - 333; Fungi - 17; Plants - 57; Viruses - 0; Other Eukaryotes - 12 (source: NCBI BLink).), producing MEGDQETNVYTLVARKPSFDLPTACPNCLPAYIYLKLAQLPFELAFNSTFPDSDELPYFESDTYVAYNNEDGGVIEKLKKDGIVNLDSQLQSLSDYLSLKALIVSWLEEALTYEIWVGTEGISTSKIYYSDLPWVISKVLFYKQTYLAKNRLGITKENAEQREKQIYKRASEAYEALSTRLGEQKFLFEDRPSSLDAFLLSHILFIIQALPVTSVLRCKLLEHSNLVRYAEKLKSEFLEASSSSPSPPLHSFPSSFPRKSSKPKSKPKVEKTEEEKKFKKRARFFLAAQFLAVVIYVSVMGGGSSDELEYEDEDD
- a CDS encoding DUF630 family protein (DUF630 and DUF632) (Protein of unknown function (DUF630 and DUF632); FUNCTIONS IN: molecular_function unknown; INVOLVED IN: N-terminal protein myristoylation; LOCATED IN: cellular_component unknown; CONTAINS InterPro DOMAIN/s: Protein of unknown function DUF630 (InterPro:IPR006868), Protein of unknown function DUF632 (InterPro:IPR006867); BEST Arabidopsis thaliana protein match is: Protein of unknown function (DUF630 and DUF632) (TAIR:AT4G30130.1); Has 35333 Blast hits to 34131 proteins in 2444 species: Archae - 798; Bacteria - 22429; Metazoa - 974; Fungi - 991; Plants - 531; Viruses - 0; Other Eukaryotes - 9610 (source: NCBI BLink).), with the protein product MGCSHSKLDDEEAVQICKDRKRFIKQAIEHRTKFASGHIAYIHSLRKVSDALHDFILQGDNNNEFVPTLCQDSFVTPVKRMPQRRRRSSRSNSGEFISISPSSIPPKMIQGRPRSNVKANYLMANRSRPVRVEQRSPETFRVETFSPPSSSNQYGESDGFFGMNMNMNTSASTSSSFWNPLSSPEQRLSSHNIPPPSPQNSQWDFFWNPFSSLDYYGYNSYDRGSVDSRSGIDDEIRGLRRVREEEGIPDLEEDDEPHKPEPVVNVRFQNHNPNPKATEENRGKVDKSCCNEEVKVEDVDEDEDEDGDEDDDEFTDSGCETENEGDEKCVAPPTQEQRKAEVCRGGEATGNVVGVGKVQEMKNVVGVRDDAKTTGFTVYVNRRPTSMAEVIKDLEDQFTTICDAAKEVSGLLEAGRAQYTSSFNDHSARKMLNPVALFRSGSSRSSSSRFLITSSGGSRESGSESRSDVSDESCMISGSHQTTLDRLFAWEKKLYDEVRSGERVRRAYEKKCMQLRNQDVKGDDPLAVDKTRATIRDLDTQIKVSIHSIESISKRIETLRDQELLPQLLELVEGLTRMWKVMAESHQIQKRTLDEAKLLLAGTPVSKRHKKRQPPIMPEAINSQRLAQSALNLEAQLRNWRTCFEFWITSQRSYMKALSGWLLRCFRCDPDPEKVRLSSCLHPIYRVCIQWSRLLNSLNEKPVLDKLEFFASGMGSIYARQVREDPNWSGSGSRRYSGSESMELVVADKGEEDVVMTAEKLAEVAVKVLCHGMSVAVSSLAEFSINSADEHSKLVSQPADDASEQQPPDVNFNS